The Acidimicrobiales bacterium genome contains the following window.
CCACTCGGCCACCGCCCGCACCCGCTCCGCTTCAAGGCGCTCGGTGGCGCCCAACACGTCGAGCACCCGATCCGACCGGGCCAACGACGACCACCCGGCGCGCTCCTCGGCGGCGAGCCCCTTGATGCCCACCCGCAGCTCGGCGACCGGATCGAACATACGTTCATTCTACGGACCCCCTGTGACAAGAAAGAGGGGGCGTCGACCGTGTCGGCCGTCCCACTTGCCGGGTGGACACTCAGAACCCGACGGTCGCCGCGGGACGCCGCCCACCCGCCGGCCCGCCGCCGCCTCACTAGCGTGGTGCCGGTGAGCCGGGCACGTGAGCGCCACCCGTGGAACACGGGCTTCGAGTGGGAGCTGCCAGAGCGGGCGCCGGCGACCATCACCGCTGAGCAGCGGGACCAGTACGACCGGGACGGGTTCCTCGTGCTGCGGGGCGCCTTCGCCCCTGAGGAGCTGGCACCCGTGGAGGCGGCGTGCGACGAGGCGGTCGAGCTCGTCGCCGGGCTGCTCGAGCAGGTGGAGGGCGGGCGGCTCTCGGTGGCGGGGCTCGACACGCAGGTGGTCGCGCCGCACGTCGTGCTGCGGTCCGAGGCGGCCAAGGCGTTCTGCCGCCACCCCGTCTTCGCCGGCGTGTGCCGCGATCTGATGGGCGACGACGTCCGCCTCTACTGGGAGCAGGCGGTCTACAAGGTGCCCCACGGTGCCGAGCCGGTGCTGTGGCACCAGGACAACGGCTACACGTTCATCGAGCCGCAGGCGTACCTGACCTTCTGGGTCTCGCTCACCGACGCCACGCCGGACAACGGCTGCGTCTCGATCATGGCGGGGGCCCATCGGGACGGGACGCTGACCCACGCCGAGACGCCCATCGGCTTCGAGTGCTGGGGCGACCACGACCAGGCGATCGACGTACCCACGCAGGCCGGCGACGTCGTCGTCTTCTCCTCGCTCAGCCCGCACGCCACCCGGGTCAACACGACCGACGCCGTGCGCAAGGCCTACATCGTCCAGTACTGCCACGCCGACGCCGTCGGCTACCTCGGTAACGGCGCCGGCGGCCGAGGCGACCCCGTCCCGCAGGACGACGTCGCCCGACAGATGCCCCTGCTCGTCGGCGGCGCCCCGGTGCCCCCGAGCTGAGCGCCACTCAACCGATCTCGTCGATGAGCTCGTCGAACAGCGCGATGAGCGCCGGCACTCGCTCGGCGGCCACCTCCCAGACGATCCGATCATCGATCTTCGTGTACTCGTGGATCAGCACGTTGCGGAACGCGACGATCCGAGGCAGATCCGGGATGCGTTCAACCAGATCCGGGGCGGTCTGCCCGAACTGGTTGAGCGCCTCGCCCACGATCTCGAACTGGCGCTCGACCGCAGAGCGCACCAAGGCATCGTTCTCGTAGTCGTCCCACGAGCGGCCGGCCAGGAACTCGACGATGAGGCCCGCGGCCTGGCGGGCATCCCAGAGGAACGCCCCGAGGATCACGCGGCATACAACACCTGGCGAGTGGGCTCGACGGAGGCGGCGAAGAACGGGTTGCGCAGGGCCGATGGGTCGACGAGATCGATGGGGAGACCGAGCAACTTCTCGAGCGACTCCTTGAAGCCGAAATAGGCGTCCAACCGGCTCAGGCCCGTCGGCGGTTCGAACTCGACGAGTAGGTCCAGGTCGCTGTGGTCAGGGTCGAACCCACCGGTGACTGCAGAGCCGAACAGGTCGAGGCGCGTCACGCCGAAGCGTCTGCACAGGGCGTCAAGGGCGTCCCGCTGGGCGACGACCTCATCGAGCACGGTCACGCCAAGGATTCTCCCACGCTGACCCAGCGTCGGCAGCTTGCGCTGGGACGGCCAGGTCGCCGCCCGGCTCACTCCAGCCAGTCGGCGAGGTCGGCGGCGTCCCAGTCGTCGGGGCCATACACGGTCCCCGGCATCGGCGTCATGAGGTGGGTGTCGCCGCCGGTGACGAACCCGGCGACGGTTCGTTCCCACGCCACCAGGCGCTCGTCGCCGTCGCCGTCGCACAGCCCACGGGCGGCGTCCCGGGCCCGCCGCAGCGCGGTCTGCGCAGCGATGGACGTCGCCCACAGCACCACCACCTCGTGCTGGTTGCCCAGCACCTCGTAGATCCCGGTCGGCTCGTGCCCGTGCTCGCGCCACACCGGCACCTGCTCGCGCACGACGGCGTCGAGGTAGTCGAGTGCGGTCCCCGGACGCACCGTCAGCAGTTGCTGGACGAACAGGGTCCCCCGCACGCCCGCCGCCGCGATCGACGCCGTGGACGGCGATCCGGGCACGCCGCCGCACAACCGGTCGAATCCGCCGGTGCGCCATTGCGCCGCCTCGTCCCACCAGTCGCCGTAGAAGGCGTCGCGGCGCTTCAGGTTCAGCCGGTCGACGTTGGCCGCCCACCCCTCCCAGCCGGCGGGGCCGACGTCCCACACGTTCACCACCTGGGGCCAGCGCCCGCCGCCCATCGCACAGACGAAGAACGTGCCCTGGAGCGAGAGCATGTCGGGCATCGCATTGGTGGGCTCGCGGGCGGCGTGGGCCATGTAGTCGTACTGGCCCTGCCCGACGATGTCGATCACCTCGTGCAGGTAGAGGTCACGCTCGGCCACCGGCCCACCGTAGGGCGGGCGACGAGCGCAGGGCTCGAGCGGAGCAGCAGCCGATGAGTCGCGCCGTCGACCTCCGTCACCTCTCCCATGGGAGAGCCACGGCCTCTGTGCCGCGTGCGGGTGGAGCGCTCCGACGGGTCGGTCGTGGCCGATCGGGTCCTGCACGGCTTCGGCGAGCCCGACCTCGACACCCTCGACGCCGTGGCCCGCCTCCTGCTGGCGGCACGGCGAACGGGGGAGCACCTCGTCGTGGTCGACGCGGTCCCCGCCCTGTGGGAGCTGCTCGAGCTGGCCGGCCTACCCGTCGAGGTGGGCGGGGAGCCCGAAGCGGGGGAAGACCTCACCGGGGTCGAGCAGGTCGAGGAAGAAGCTCATCTCGGCGATCCGGCCGTCTGAGATCTCGAGCACCTGGATGGCCCAAGGGGCCCACCCGCCGGCGGGGTCGGGGCGGTACTGGCCGAACGCTGGGCACCCGTTGGCGGTGGTCGCCACCAGGCGCGAGCCGCGGCACCCGCTGGGCCCCGGCTCGACCATCCAGGCACCGATGTCCTCCGCGCCCTGGAGCCACAAGGCGAAAGGGGGCATGGACTGGATGGCGTCGTCGTGGAGCAGGGTGACCAGCGTCTCGATGTCGTAGCGCTCGAAGGCGTCCACGTAGCGCTCGAGCAGGGCGGCGTCGGCCTCACCCAGATCGGTGGGGTGAGGCCGCTCGGGCAGCTCGGCCATGGTGGCGCGGGCCCGCTGGAGGGCGCTGTTGACCGAGGCGACCGTCGTATCGAGCAGCTCGGCCGCCTCGGCCGCCGGCCAGCGCAGCACCTCGCAGAGGATCAGCGCCGCCCGTTGCTTGGGGGGCAGGTGCTGGAGAGCGGTCACGAAGGCGAGGCGGATGGTCTCGCGGTGGTGGGCCACCTCGGCCGGGTCGGAGGTCTCCGGGGCGATGCGACCGTCTCCGATCGGCGTGACCCACGGCAGCTCGGGCTGTGGAGCGCCCAGCAGGCGCTCGTCGGGCGGCGAGGAAGGGCCCATCTCCATGGGACGGGCCCGGCGCTGCACCTGACGGCCCATGTCGATGCAGACGTTGGTGGCGATGCGGTAGAGCCACGTGCGCAGGCTGGACCGGCCCTCGAAGCGGGCGGCGTTGCGCCAGGCACGCACCATCGTCTCCTGGACGGCGTCCTCCGCCTCGGACCCGGCGCCCAGCATGCGGTAGCAGTAGCCCGTCAGCTCGCGCCGGAAGGGCTCGAGGTCGAGCACGACCTCGGTGTCGGAAGCGGTCATCGCGTCCCAGGGTAGGGAGCGCGGACGGGTCGGCGCTCGGGTGGCCATGGATGGGGGACGGACACGGGCAGCCGAACTCATCGTGCCCGGCGCCGCGCCCGACCTCAGCCGAACGCCGCCTCCCGCCGGCGCAGGATGGCGCACAGCGTCTGGTTGAACGGTGCCTCCAACCCGAGCTCGCGGCTGAGGTCGACCACCGCGCCGTTGATGACGTCGACCTCGGAGGGCCGGCGGGCCAGGTGGTCGAGGCGCATCGAGGGGCTGGCGTCGGGGATCGTGGCGGCGAAGTCGGTGACGTAGCGGACGGGGTCGTCGAAGGGGAAGGCGACGCCGAGAGCCACGCCCGCTCGATGGGCCTCGAGCATGCACCCGAGCGCGACGGCCCAGGCCTCCTCGTCGGCCATCAGCTCACCGACGGTCAGGTCGAAGGCCGCGGTCGGTGCGCTGAGGGTCACGTTGCAGAGGAACTTCTCCCAGATCATGAGGGGGAGGTCGGGGAAGGCCTTCACGTTGAACCCGGCGTCGCGCCACGCCGTTTCGAGGGCCAGCAGCCGGTCGGTCAGGCCGCCGCGCAGCTCGCCGATACGGATGAGGCGCATGCCCTCGTGGTGCACATGGCCGGGCTCGGGGATCGACGAGCCGAAGCCCTCGGCGATCCCGATCAGGATGTGGCGCTCGGGCACGTGGCGGGCGACCCGCTCGCCGGCACCGAGTCCGTTCTGGAAGGCCATGACCATGTCGTCGGGGCGCAGCAGAGGAGCGACCTCGGCGGCCACCGCCTCGACGTCCGCGGCCTTGGTGGCGATCAGCCACAGGTCGGCGGGGCCGGCATCCTCGGGCCGACGCCCCGCGGAGATGCCCTCGACCACCCGGTCGCCGCTGGCCCCGGAGACCCGCAGGCCCGCGCTGGCGATGGCGTCGACGTGCTCGGCCCACCGGTCGACGGCCCACACCTCGTGACCGGCCGCGCCCAGCAGCCCGGCGTACACCGAGCCCATGGCCCCGGTCCCGACGACGACGATCCTCATCTGCGCTCCTGTCCTGCGGGCGGCCTGCCGGGTCGAGCGCTCAGCTCGCGGTCAGGCCGTTGTCGATGGTGTAGACCGCGCCCGTCACCGACCGGGCCTCGTCCGACGCGAGGAAGGCGAACAGCGCCGCCACCTCGTCGGGCTCGGTCATGCCCCGGTGCCCCACCATGCGGCCCGCCAGCTCGGCATCGAGGTCGTCGGGGAACGCCGCGGTGGCGGCGATGTTGGTGCGCGTTCCGGCCGGCGCGATGGCGTTCACCCGCAGTGGGGTCTTGAGGTACTCCGTGGCGAGGGCCCGCGTGAGCTGGACGACACCGCCCTTGCTCATGCAGTACGCCACCACGTAGGGCACGCCCTGGAGGCCGGCGTTCGAGGCGATGTTGACGATGTTGCCCTCGGCCTGGAGCAGGTGAGGGATGGCGGCCTGCGAGAGGAAGAAGGGGGCGTCGAGGTTGATGGCCATGAGCTTGCGGTACTGCTCGCGGGTCACGTCCGTGGCGTGTGCCGCCACGAGGATCCCGGCCACGTTGCCGAGCACATCGAGACGGCCGAATCGACCGACGGCGGTGTGCACGGCGGTGACGCAGGCGTCGGGGTCACTCAGGTCGGCGATGGCGGTGGCCAGCTCACCGTTGCCCTCGGCGAGGGCCCCGAAGCCGGCCGTGTCCTCCAGCCCGGCGGCATCCACGTCCACGGCGAGGACGGACGCGCCCTCGTCGAGCAGGCGCAGCGTCACCGCCCGGCCGATCCCCGCTCCTGCCCCGGTGATCAGTGCCACCTTGCCCTCGAAGCGATCCCCCATCAGGTGCGTCCTCCGTCTCGTGTGCGTCGGGCGAGTCTGGCACCGCCGGGGCGAGCGCTCCGAACCCGCCAGCGGGAGCTCGGCCCCAGCCGTCGTCAGTAGGATCGTGGCCATGCCGACCTACGAGTACCGGTGCCGCGCCTGCGGCGAGACCTTCGAGCTCCGGCGTTCGATGGCCGACTCCGACGCCGCCGCCACGTGTCCATCGGGCCACGACGACACCACCCGCCTGCTGAGCGTGTTCGCCTCCGTGGGTTCGGCCACCGCCTCCGGCCCTGCGCCCAGTGCCGGCCCGCCCGCCGGCGGGTGCGGTGGCGGGTGCGCCTGCTACCCGAGCTGACGCCCGCCGACACCCGGGCCGCCCGGCTCGCCCGGCTCGCCCGGACGATGCCGTGCTAGCTTCTGGACACTTGTCCAGTTCAGGGGGGACCGGGATGTCGAGAGCGCCGCTGCGCGTCGTCCAGATGGCCACGGGCAACGTCGGCACCGAGATGGTGCGCCGCCTCGTCGACCACCCGGACCTCGAGCTGGTGGGCCTCTACTGCTGGTCCCCCGCCAAGGTGGGGCGCGACGCCGGCGAGATCGCCGGGATCGACCCGATCGGCGTGATCGCCACCGACTCGATCGACGACGTCCTCGCCTTGGCGCCCGACGTCGTGGACTTCAACGGCGTCTGGCCCGACATCGACCTGTTCTGCACCCTGCTCGACCACGGCATCAACGTGGTCACCACCTCGGACTGGATCACCGGCCACCACCGCAACGCCAACCATCCGCACCCCTCTGGCCGCCGGCCGAGCGAGCTGATCGACGAGGCCGCCAAACGTGGCGGCGCCAGCTTCTACGGCACCGGCATGAACCCCGGCCTCGCCCAGATCCTCAGCGTCGTCGCCACCGCGGGCATGGGTCGGGTCGACCACCTCACCGTGCTCGAGACCGTCGACGTCTCGTGCCACCACTCGGTCGACACGTGGAAGAACGTGGGCTACGGCCGTCCCGTCGACGACCCCGAGGTGCCGGGGTTGCTCGAGAAGGGCTGCACCGTCTTCGGCGACTCGATCCACCTCATGGCCGACTGCCTCGACGTCGAGATCGAGGAGATCACCTTCGAGTGCGAGCTCGGCGCCTGCACCGAGGACGTCGACCTCGGCTGGTGGACCCTGCCGAAGGGCTCGGTGGGCGGCAGCCTGGCCAAGTTCAAGGGCATCGTCGCCGGCGAGCCGAAGATCGAGGTGCACCTCGAGTGGCAGATGACCCCCAAGACCGAGCCGCACTGGGACATCCGGGGCTGTTACATCACGACCATCGAGGGCGACCCGATGATCATCAACCGCCACATGATCCTGCCCGCCTCGGGCACCCCGCACACCCTGATGGACTCGGACTACTTCGCCTCGCTGGGCATGACCATCACGGGCATGCCGGCGCTGAACGCCATGCGCTCGGTGTGCGAGGCCCCTCCGGGGCTGCTCACCAGCGCCGACCTCCCGCTGCGGGCCTTCGCCGGGCGCTTCCACGACGGGACCGCGGCCCGACGGGGCTGACCCCGGAGCCGACGCCATGAGCCGTTATCCCTTCCCGTCGGCCCCCAACGGGTGGTTCGGGGTCGCGGCCTCCGATGACGTGGGCGTCGGCGACGTCCGGGCGGTCGAGTACCTCGGACGCGAGCTCGTGGTCTTCCGCGGCGGCGACGGCGCCGCACGGGTGTTCGACGCCCACTGCCCGCACCTCGGCGCCCACCTCGGTCACAGCGGGAAGGTGCGCGGCGACGGCCTCGCCTGCCCTTTCCACGGCTGGTGCTTCGGCGGTGACGGGCAACTCGTCGAGGTGCCCGGCCTCGACCGCACCCCACCCCGGGCCACCGCCGGCCCGTGGCCCGTCTGCGAGCGCAACGGCCGCATCTTCGTGTGGCACCACGCCGACGGCGGCGCCCCGACGTACGACGTGCTGGGCTACCGGGCCGACGAGGACGCCTGGACGCCGTGGCGGCGCAACACCTACAGCGTGCGGGTCCACGTGCAGGACCTCACCGAGAACATCCTCGACCGGGCCCACTTCGCCACGGTGCACGACATGGCGCCCCCCGAGCGCGAGCACTTCGAGGTGTCGTTCGACGGGCCGACGATGGTCGTCGAGCAGCGCCTGCGGGTGACCGCGGTGTCCGACACCGGGGTCGAGGTGCTGGCCCGCACGACGGCCTGCGGCCCGGGCATCGCCGCGGTCGAGGTGACCGAAGGCCCGCTCGAGATGCTCACCTACATCACCCAGACCCCTGTCGACGACGAGCACACCGAGGTCAACCTCGACTTCTCGATGAAGCGCCTCGACGACGACGACACCACCGCTGCGGTGGCCGAGCTGAACGACCAGATCACCAACCTGCAGTTCACCCAGGACGTCCCCATCTGGGAGCACAAGGTGTACCGGGAGCGGCCGCTGCTGACGAAGGTCGACGGCCCGGTGCACGAGTACCGGCGCTGGTTCGCCCAGTTCTTCACCGCCAGGTGAGTGTGTGCGTCGAGCGGCGCCTCGGTCAGCCGGGTAGAACGCTGGGATGAGCGGGCCAGTGACCTCGTCGGACGCCTCCCCCACCCCGGAGGCCGACCAGCCGGGCGGACCCGGTCTGGAGGTCCTCGACGGGCGCGCCGCCGAGGTAGGGGGCTTCGCGGTCCGCCGCGTCCTACCCCGCCGCGAACGGCGCACGGTCGGCGCGTGGTGCTTCGTGGACCACATGGGCCCGGGCACGGTCGGGCCGGGCCACGGGCTCGACATCGGCCCCCACCCCCACATCGGCCTCCAGACCGTGACGTGGCTCCTACGCGGCGCCGTGTTGCACCGGGACAGCCTCGGCTCCGAGCAGCTGATCCGCCCCGGCCAGCTCAACCTGATGACCGCCGGCCAGGGGATCTCCCACTCCGAGGAAACCACCGGCGTCCACGAGGGCGAGGTGCACGGGGTCCAGCTCTGGGTGGCGCTGCCCTCGGCGACCCGAGCGGGCCCACCCGACTTCGAGCACCATGCCGAGCTCCCCCAGGTCGATCTCGGTGGCGCCACCGCCACCCTCCTCGTCGGCGCACTGGGCGGCTCCACGTCGCCGGCCCGGGGCGACACCGACCACCTCGGCGCCGACCTCGAGCTCCATGCGGGGCGCACCGTCGTCCCCGTGTCCCCCGAGCACGAGCACGCCGTCGTGGTGCTCGAGGGAGCCGTCACCGTGGACGGCCAGGCCCTCGAACCCGGTCGACTCGGCTACCTCGGCACCGGACGGGACGAGGTCGCGGTGGACACCACCGAGCCCGCCCGCGTCCTCGTCCTGGGTGGGACTCCCTTCCCCGAAGAGGTGCTCATGTGGTGGAACTACGTGGCCCGAACCCGCGACGAGGTGGCCGCGGCGCACCGGGACTGGTCGACGGGCGCACCCCGGTTCGGCACGGTCGCCTCGCCGCTGCCGCGGATCGATGTCCCCGACCCACCCTGGTCGACCGGAGCCTCGTCACCGCAGGACCAGACCGCTCGACCGGGACGGACGGGATGACCCGCCGACCGACCGAACCGTCGGATCGGGCGGCGCCCGACACGCCGTGGCGTCGCCCGGGTGCGGCCCGTTACGCGCGTCGCCGCCTGCGGGGCATCCTTCGGGTCCCCGTCACCGTCGACGAGCCGCCGTCCGGATCGGTGGTGATCGAGCCCGATCTGCCCGTCACCACGCG
Protein-coding sequences here:
- a CDS encoding phytanoyl-CoA dioxygenase family protein, with product MSRARERHPWNTGFEWELPERAPATITAEQRDQYDRDGFLVLRGAFAPEELAPVEAACDEAVELVAGLLEQVEGGRLSVAGLDTQVVAPHVVLRSEAAKAFCRHPVFAGVCRDLMGDDVRLYWEQAVYKVPHGAEPVLWHQDNGYTFIEPQAYLTFWVSLTDATPDNGCVSIMAGAHRDGTLTHAETPIGFECWGDHDQAIDVPTQAGDVVVFSSLSPHATRVNTTDAVRKAYIVQYCHADAVGYLGNGAGGRGDPVPQDDVARQMPLLVGGAPVPPS
- a CDS encoding DUF86 domain-containing protein; the encoded protein is MILGAFLWDARQAAGLIVEFLAGRSWDDYENDALVRSAVERQFEIVGEALNQFGQTAPDLVERIPDLPRIVAFRNVLIHEYTKIDDRIVWEVAAERVPALIALFDELIDEIG
- a CDS encoding nucleotidyltransferase family protein; protein product: MAHRRIRPVVRRRARIAVHGVDRGGGRAGDPVRPATADGASGDRTRLPRRRRARAGAGVARARARADRDLRGAGQPARGGGAVGDVHRCADRAAAGPGRRPWAVRRRRRRAPGGVGTNRRRVRHRRRHPPHDADAGDRVWPRRLGRRRPRRLAGVSRAATWPSQRKLPTLGQRGRILGVTVLDEVVAQRDALDALCRRFGVTRLDLFGSAVTGGFDPDHSDLDLLVEFEPPTGLSRLDAYFGFKESLEKLLGLPIDLVDPSALRNPFFAASVEPTRQVLYAA
- a CDS encoding sigma-70 family RNA polymerase sigma factor, producing MTASDTEVVLDLEPFRRELTGYCYRMLGAGSEAEDAVQETMVRAWRNAARFEGRSSLRTWLYRIATNVCIDMGRQVQRRARPMEMGPSSPPDERLLGAPQPELPWVTPIGDGRIAPETSDPAEVAHHRETIRLAFVTALQHLPPKQRAALILCEVLRWPAAEAAELLDTTVASVNSALQRARATMAELPERPHPTDLGEADAALLERYVDAFERYDIETLVTLLHDDAIQSMPPFALWLQGAEDIGAWMVEPGPSGCRGSRLVATTANGCPAFGQYRPDPAGGWAPWAIQVLEISDGRIAEMSFFLDLLDPGEVFPRFGLPAHLDG
- a CDS encoding 2-dehydropantoate 2-reductase is translated as MRIVVVGTGAMGSVYAGLLGAAGHEVWAVDRWAEHVDAIASAGLRVSGASGDRVVEGISAGRRPEDAGPADLWLIATKAADVEAVAAEVAPLLRPDDMVMAFQNGLGAGERVARHVPERHILIGIAEGFGSSIPEPGHVHHEGMRLIRIGELRGGLTDRLLALETAWRDAGFNVKAFPDLPLMIWEKFLCNVTLSAPTAAFDLTVGELMADEEAWAVALGCMLEAHRAGVALGVAFPFDDPVRYVTDFAATIPDASPSMRLDHLARRPSEVDVINGAVVDLSRELGLEAPFNQTLCAILRRREAAFG
- a CDS encoding SDR family oxidoreductase, which codes for MGDRFEGKVALITGAGAGIGRAVTLRLLDEGASVLAVDVDAAGLEDTAGFGALAEGNGELATAIADLSDPDACVTAVHTAVGRFGRLDVLGNVAGILVAAHATDVTREQYRKLMAINLDAPFFLSQAAIPHLLQAEGNIVNIASNAGLQGVPYVVAYCMSKGGVVQLTRALATEYLKTPLRVNAIAPAGTRTNIAATAAFPDDLDAELAGRMVGHRGMTEPDEVAALFAFLASDEARSVTGAVYTIDNGLTAS
- a CDS encoding zinc ribbon domain-containing protein — protein: MPTYEYRCRACGETFELRRSMADSDAAATCPSGHDDTTRLLSVFASVGSATASGPAPSAGPPAGGCGGGCACYPS
- a CDS encoding Rieske 2Fe-2S domain-containing protein; the protein is MSRYPFPSAPNGWFGVAASDDVGVGDVRAVEYLGRELVVFRGGDGAARVFDAHCPHLGAHLGHSGKVRGDGLACPFHGWCFGGDGQLVEVPGLDRTPPRATAGPWPVCERNGRIFVWHHADGGAPTYDVLGYRADEDAWTPWRRNTYSVRVHVQDLTENILDRAHFATVHDMAPPEREHFEVSFDGPTMVVEQRLRVTAVSDTGVEVLARTTACGPGIAAVEVTEGPLEMLTYITQTPVDDEHTEVNLDFSMKRLDDDDTTAAVAELNDQITNLQFTQDVPIWEHKVYRERPLLTKVDGPVHEYRRWFAQFFTAR
- a CDS encoding pirin family protein — its product is MSGPVTSSDASPTPEADQPGGPGLEVLDGRAAEVGGFAVRRVLPRRERRTVGAWCFVDHMGPGTVGPGHGLDIGPHPHIGLQTVTWLLRGAVLHRDSLGSEQLIRPGQLNLMTAGQGISHSEETTGVHEGEVHGVQLWVALPSATRAGPPDFEHHAELPQVDLGGATATLLVGALGGSTSPARGDTDHLGADLELHAGRTVVPVSPEHEHAVVVLEGAVTVDGQALEPGRLGYLGTGRDEVAVDTTEPARVLVLGGTPFPEEVLMWWNYVARTRDEVAAAHRDWSTGAPRFGTVASPLPRIDVPDPPWSTGASSPQDQTARPGRTG